From a single Micromonospora sp. WMMD1102 genomic region:
- a CDS encoding transposase, whose protein sequence is MDRTVRSPDSNAADREWTDATVAREGHGFGPHAMLVVDHFHVVQLANRAVTEVRRRMTVTHRGRRGRATDPEWQQRNRLTRSAARMRAEHVDRLTDTLSNLPAMIGQPILTA, encoded by the coding sequence GTGGACCGGACGGTGCGCTCACCGGACTCCAACGCGGCCGACCGAGAATGGACAGATGCCACGGTTGCCAGGGAAGGCCATGGGTTCGGCCCCCACGCGATGCTGGTCGTGGACCACTTCCACGTCGTCCAGCTGGCCAACCGGGCCGTCACCGAGGTCCGCCGCCGCATGACCGTCACCCACCGAGGCCGCCGCGGCCGGGCCACCGACCCGGAATGGCAGCAACGCAACCGGCTGACCCGCTCAGCTGCCCGGATGCGCGCCGAGCACGTCGACCGGCTCACCGATACGCTCAGCAACCTGCCCGCCATGATCGGCCAGCCGATCCTGACCGCCTGA
- a CDS encoding PQQ-binding-like beta-propeller repeat protein: MTGRPRSGSAPAATRIVALGLVAVLGLTSCESGDAAPESGPSWSGSASPTPEGGGSGAAPVAFTGWSDPARVGKPYGDTVSGLLTFRGNPTRTYYGTGPMPRTTPARQWRFPASGGLCGKSTDEKGTRTWCGTGWTGQPAVFERDGRTWVVFGAYDHRIHFLDAESGERILPDFPTGDIIKGSVTVDPDGYPLVYSGSRDNYYRVIAIDRGRPTELWKLSARAVSPTLWNDDFDGAGLILDDYLFLGGENSQFHIVKLNRRYGRDGKVTVRPKLVFNAPGWDARLLRDVDDRMVSIENSVAVSGNTVYFANSGGLVQGWDISGLKQGRKPKRVFRYWTGDDTDASIAVDETGALYVGSEYERGTARSKQVGQMMKLDPKRAGDPSVWHVDDHARRPAGIWGSPALHRDIAIFDTQGGEVLGVDRATGAVRWRFELPGPTWQSPVVVDDVLVIGDCAGVLHGYDVADTTAAPKPLWKVKLGGCIESTPAVWRGRIYVGTRAGAFHAIAAR, encoded by the coding sequence GTGACCGGACGACCGCGTTCAGGATCCGCCCCGGCCGCGACCAGGATCGTCGCGCTCGGACTGGTGGCCGTGCTCGGCCTCACCTCCTGCGAGTCGGGCGACGCCGCGCCCGAGAGTGGCCCGAGCTGGTCGGGCAGTGCCAGCCCCACTCCGGAGGGCGGCGGCAGCGGCGCCGCACCTGTCGCCTTCACCGGCTGGTCGGATCCGGCCCGCGTCGGCAAGCCGTACGGCGACACGGTCTCCGGCCTGCTCACCTTCCGGGGCAACCCCACCCGGACGTACTACGGCACCGGCCCGATGCCCCGGACCACTCCGGCCCGGCAGTGGCGGTTCCCGGCCAGCGGCGGACTGTGCGGGAAGTCCACCGACGAGAAGGGCACCCGCACCTGGTGCGGTACGGGCTGGACCGGCCAACCCGCCGTCTTCGAGCGGGACGGGCGGACCTGGGTGGTCTTCGGGGCGTACGACCACCGGATTCACTTCCTGGATGCCGAGAGCGGCGAGCGGATCCTGCCCGACTTCCCGACCGGGGACATCATCAAGGGCTCGGTGACCGTCGACCCGGACGGCTACCCGCTGGTCTACTCCGGATCGCGGGACAACTACTACCGGGTGATCGCGATCGACCGGGGCCGGCCGACCGAGCTGTGGAAGCTCTCCGCCCGGGCGGTCTCGCCGACGTTGTGGAACGACGACTTCGACGGCGCCGGCCTGATCCTCGACGACTACCTCTTCCTCGGCGGCGAGAACAGCCAGTTCCACATCGTCAAGCTCAACCGCAGGTACGGCCGCGACGGCAAGGTGACGGTCAGGCCGAAGCTGGTGTTCAACGCGCCCGGCTGGGACGCGCGGCTGCTCCGCGACGTGGACGACCGGATGGTCTCGATCGAGAACTCGGTGGCCGTCTCGGGCAACACCGTCTACTTCGCCAACTCGGGCGGGCTGGTGCAGGGCTGGGACATCAGCGGCCTGAAGCAGGGGCGCAAGCCGAAGCGGGTGTTCCGGTACTGGACCGGTGACGACACGGACGCCTCGATCGCGGTCGACGAGACCGGCGCGCTCTACGTCGGCTCCGAGTACGAGCGCGGCACGGCGAGGTCGAAGCAGGTCGGACAGATGATGAAGCTCGACCCGAAGCGTGCGGGCGACCCGAGCGTGTGGCACGTGGACGACCACGCCCGCCGGCCGGCCGGCATCTGGGGCAGCCCGGCGCTGCACCGGGACATCGCGATCTTCGACACCCAGGGCGGCGAGGTGCTCGGCGTCGACCGGGCGACCGGGGCCGTACGGTGGCGTTTCGAGCTGCCCGGCCCGACCTGGCAGTCCCCGGTGGTGGTCGACGACGTACTCGTGATCGGGGACTGTGCCGGCGTGCTGCACGGCTACGACGTCGCCGACACCACTGCCGCGCCGAAGCCGTTGTGGAAGGTGAAGCTGGGCGGCTGCATCGAGTCGACCCCGGCGGTGTGGCGGGGCCGGATCTACGTCGGCACCCGGGCCGGCGCCTTCCACGCCATCGCGGCCCGCTGA
- a CDS encoding DUF4279 domain-containing protein — MRVHQYVYFALASRQVPAADITARLGIEPDEVKIRGSRRIQPPIPASHTWRIVCRKPGLTVHEQINQILDRLHAHADRIGDLAAELDQIEGSPGSSVLQVVRVLEHPDGEDEDLTSPVEGLEKLPGQHQLLGWHLDARALDFLRRTHAELDIDEYAYG, encoded by the coding sequence ATGCGCGTGCACCAGTACGTCTACTTCGCGCTGGCCTCCCGCCAGGTTCCGGCTGCCGACATCACCGCCCGCCTGGGTATTGAGCCCGACGAGGTAAAGATCCGCGGCAGTCGCCGGATCCAGCCGCCCATACCCGCTTCGCACACCTGGCGGATCGTCTGCCGGAAGCCCGGCTTAACGGTACACGAGCAGATCAACCAGATTCTTGATCGCTTGCACGCCCATGCTGACCGAATCGGTGACCTGGCCGCCGAACTCGACCAAATCGAAGGCAGCCCCGGCTCAAGCGTTCTGCAAGTCGTACGGGTCCTCGAACACCCCGATGGCGAGGACGAAGACCTCACCAGCCCGGTCGAGGGACTGGAAAAGCTACCCGGGCAACACCAGCTCCTCGGTTGGCACCTCGACGCCAGAGCCTTGGACTTCCTGCGACGCACCCACGCGGAACTCGACATCGACGAGTACGCCTACGGATGA
- a CDS encoding SAM-dependent methyltransferase — protein sequence MTAPSDGSKPQIRHDVPTPARMYDYCLGGKDNFPVDRAAVLAVHKQFPEGVHEARNNRLFLYRLVRFLARDAGIRQFLDMGSGLPTQANVHQVAQRFQPDARVVYVDNDPIVLSHGRALLADDRTTTVIAADMTEPERILGDPETRKLIDFSEPAAALFLSIGHSIVDDQKLRSMLETVWAALAPGSYLGFSQVCGIDRATVEEGNEMTKRLGLSWRNRTVEDVTELLRGLEPAETIEPGLVQVVEWRPDPDQPTLAHVDEPLRPYLESPLENQRSMECGVVFRKL from the coding sequence GTGACCGCGCCCAGTGACGGAAGCAAGCCCCAGATTCGGCATGACGTGCCCACCCCGGCCCGGATGTACGACTACTGCCTCGGCGGCAAGGACAACTTCCCGGTCGACCGGGCAGCGGTGCTGGCCGTGCACAAGCAGTTCCCGGAGGGGGTGCACGAGGCCCGGAACAACCGGCTCTTCCTCTACCGGCTGGTCCGCTTCCTGGCCCGGGACGCCGGCATCCGGCAGTTCCTGGACATGGGCAGCGGGTTGCCGACCCAGGCGAACGTGCACCAGGTGGCCCAGCGGTTCCAGCCGGACGCCCGGGTGGTCTACGTCGACAACGACCCGATCGTGCTGTCCCACGGCCGGGCACTGCTCGCCGACGACCGGACCACCACCGTGATCGCGGCCGACATGACCGAACCGGAGCGGATCCTCGGCGACCCGGAGACGCGGAAGCTGATCGACTTCTCCGAGCCGGCGGCCGCGCTGTTCCTCTCGATCGGCCACTCGATCGTCGACGACCAGAAGCTGCGCAGCATGTTGGAGACGGTCTGGGCGGCGCTGGCACCCGGCAGCTACCTCGGGTTCTCCCAGGTCTGCGGGATCGACCGGGCGACGGTCGAGGAGGGCAACGAGATGACCAAACGGCTCGGGCTGTCCTGGCGCAACCGCACGGTGGAGGACGTGACCGAGCTGCTGCGCGGGTTGGAGCCGGCGGAGACGATCGAGCCGGGTCTGGTCCAGGTCGTCGAGTGGCGTCCCGACCCCGACCAGCCCACGCTGGCCCACGTCGACGAGCCGCTGCGGCCGTACCTGGAGTCGCCGTTGGAGAACCAGCGGTCGATGGAGTGCGGTGTGGTGTTCCGCAAGCTCTGA
- a CDS encoding SGNH/GDSL hydrolase family protein, which yields MSLPRRLVPLLAALTVTLVTALAVGLAAPPGYAAATTYTALGDSYASGTGTREYYSDSGSCQRSRHSYPVLDAARLGATLSFPACAGATTSSVLNGQLGSLNPATNYVTVQAGGNDIGWSSVIVQCALPWPTTCWSQIDGAENTIRNTLPGRLDQLYSRIRGLAPNARIAVVGYPRLFNGEECNIIARISPGEQAELNAAADLLASTVAARAAAHGFAFVDARGPFTGHAVCDDVEWLNGTSNPIGESYHPNRAGHAGYAGIVENALRS from the coding sequence TTGTCGCTGCCTCGTCGCCTGGTCCCCCTGCTAGCCGCCCTCACCGTCACCCTCGTCACCGCCCTCGCCGTCGGCCTGGCCGCCCCGCCCGGATACGCGGCGGCCACCACCTACACCGCACTCGGCGACTCGTACGCCTCCGGCACCGGCACCCGGGAGTACTACTCGGACAGCGGCTCCTGCCAGCGCTCCCGGCACTCCTACCCGGTGCTCGACGCCGCCCGGCTCGGCGCCACGCTCAGCTTCCCCGCCTGCGCCGGAGCCACCACCTCCAGCGTGCTCAACGGCCAGCTCGGCAGCCTCAACCCGGCCACCAACTACGTCACCGTGCAGGCCGGCGGCAACGACATCGGCTGGTCGTCGGTGATCGTGCAGTGCGCGCTGCCCTGGCCCACCACCTGCTGGTCCCAGATCGACGGCGCGGAGAACACCATCCGGAACACCCTGCCCGGCCGGCTCGACCAGCTCTACTCCCGGATCCGCGGCCTGGCCCCGAACGCCCGGATCGCGGTGGTCGGCTACCCCCGGCTGTTCAACGGCGAGGAGTGCAACATCATCGCCCGGATCTCCCCCGGTGAGCAGGCCGAACTCAATGCCGCGGCGGACCTGCTCGCCAGCACCGTCGCCGCCCGGGCCGCCGCACACGGGTTCGCCTTCGTCGACGCCCGGGGACCGTTCACCGGGCACGCGGTCTGCGACGACGTCGAGTGGCTGAACGGTACGTCCAACCCGATCGGCGAGTCCTACCACCCGAACCGGGCCGGACACGCCGGGTACGCCGGCATCGTGGAGAACGCTCTGCGGAGCTGA
- the metG gene encoding methionine--tRNA ligase, with protein sequence MSHVLAAVAWPYANGPRHIGHVSGFGVPSDVFSRYMRMAGHDVLMISGTDEHGTPIQVQADKEGVTPRELADRYNRVIVEDLHGLGLSYDLFTRTTTRNHYAVVQELFEALHRNGYIVPKVTMGAISPSTGRTLPDRYIEGTCPICGYPHARGDQCDNCGNQLDPIDLVNPRSKINGETPQFVETEHFFLDLPAFAQALAKWLDSREGWRPNVLRFSRNLLDDLQPRAITRDLEWGVPIPLDGWRDRSDKRIYVWFDAVIGYLSASIEWARRSGDPEAWRRWWSADGPGGDARGYYFMGKDNIVFHSVIWPALLLGYDGEGDRGGEPGGLGRLNLPTEVVSSEFLTMEGKKFSSSRQVVIYVRDFLARYDADALRYFIAVAGPESQDTDFTWAEFLRRNNDELVAGWGNLVNRSISMAAKNFGAIPPVDPAGLTEADEALLATARAGFATVGDLIAKHRQKQAIGEAMRVVAEANRYLSEQAPWKLKGEADKPRMGTVLHVALQVVSDANTLLTPFLPHSAQRVHELLGGTGVHAPMPSIVEVEDLDGGPSYPVLTGDYTVGAKWASVPVEAGRALAAPKPVFRKLDPSIVDEELARLGD encoded by the coding sequence ATGAGTCACGTTCTCGCGGCGGTTGCCTGGCCGTACGCCAACGGCCCGCGCCACATCGGCCACGTCTCCGGCTTCGGGGTCCCCTCCGACGTGTTCAGCCGGTACATGCGAATGGCCGGGCACGACGTACTCATGATCAGTGGGACGGACGAGCACGGGACACCGATCCAGGTGCAGGCGGACAAGGAGGGGGTGACCCCGCGCGAGCTGGCCGACCGGTACAACCGGGTGATCGTGGAGGACCTGCACGGGCTGGGCCTCTCCTACGACCTCTTCACCCGGACCACCACCCGCAACCACTACGCCGTGGTGCAGGAGCTGTTCGAGGCGCTGCACCGCAACGGGTACATCGTGCCCAAGGTGACCATGGGGGCGATCTCGCCGTCGACCGGGCGCACCCTGCCGGACCGCTACATCGAGGGCACCTGCCCGATCTGCGGCTACCCGCACGCCCGGGGCGACCAGTGCGACAACTGCGGCAACCAGCTCGACCCGATCGACCTGGTCAACCCCCGCTCGAAGATCAACGGCGAGACGCCACAGTTCGTCGAGACCGAGCACTTCTTCCTCGACCTGCCCGCCTTCGCGCAGGCGCTGGCGAAGTGGCTGGACAGCCGGGAGGGCTGGCGACCCAACGTGCTCCGCTTCTCCCGGAACCTGCTGGACGACCTCCAGCCCCGGGCGATCACCCGGGACCTGGAATGGGGCGTACCCATCCCGCTGGACGGCTGGCGCGACCGCAGTGACAAGCGGATCTACGTCTGGTTCGACGCGGTGATCGGCTACCTGTCGGCGTCGATCGAGTGGGCGCGCCGCTCCGGCGACCCGGAGGCGTGGCGGCGCTGGTGGTCGGCGGACGGTCCGGGCGGGGACGCCCGGGGCTACTACTTCATGGGCAAGGACAACATCGTCTTCCACTCGGTGATCTGGCCGGCGCTGCTGCTCGGCTACGACGGCGAGGGCGACCGGGGTGGCGAGCCCGGCGGCCTGGGCCGGCTCAACCTGCCGACCGAGGTGGTCTCCAGCGAGTTCCTGACCATGGAGGGGAAGAAGTTCTCCTCGTCCCGGCAGGTCGTGATCTACGTACGCGACTTCCTGGCCCGGTACGACGCCGACGCGCTGCGCTACTTCATCGCCGTCGCCGGCCCGGAGAGCCAGGACACCGACTTCACCTGGGCCGAGTTCCTGCGCCGCAACAACGACGAACTCGTCGCCGGCTGGGGCAACCTGGTCAACCGTTCGATCTCGATGGCGGCGAAGAACTTCGGTGCGATCCCGCCGGTCGATCCGGCCGGGCTGACCGAGGCCGACGAGGCACTGCTGGCCACCGCCCGAGCCGGCTTCGCCACGGTCGGCGACCTGATCGCGAAGCACCGGCAGAAGCAGGCGATCGGCGAGGCGATGCGGGTGGTCGCCGAGGCCAACAGATACCTGTCGGAGCAGGCACCGTGGAAGCTCAAGGGCGAGGCCGACAAGCCCCGGATGGGCACCGTCCTGCACGTCGCCCTCCAGGTGGTCAGCGACGCCAACACGCTGCTCACCCCCTTCCTGCCGCACTCGGCGCAGCGGGTGCACGAGCTGCTCGGCGGCACCGGGGTGCACGCGCCGATGCCGTCGATCGTGGAGGTCGAGGACCTCGACGGCGGGCCGTCGTACCCGGTGTTGACCGGGGACTACACGGTCGGGGCGAAGTGGGCGTCGGTACCGGTCGAGGCGGGGCGGGCACTGGCCGCGCCGAAGCCGGTGTTCCGCAAGCTCGACCCGTCCATCGTGGACGAGGAGCTCGCCCGACTCGGCGACTGA
- a CDS encoding phospholipid carrier-dependent glycosyltransferase, with product MSSATPDGTAPSERRDRFGGGVPAIIRRRLAPFDARLEPWSWLATAVVVLIAGILRFVGLSSPKGKIFDEIYYATDAHNLLLRGIEWDEKNNTAAYVVHPPLGKWMIAIGEQIWGYNELGWRFSAAAIGTLSVLLLVRIARRMFHSTVLGCTAGLLMALDGFHLVLSRTALLDIFLMFFVLAAFGALVVDRDVRRKRWLRAIEGGLDPSQPGRRSRPPFRWSDGVPWWRLLAAVLLGCAFGVKWSALYFIPVFALLVVLWEVGTRRSVGVRRPWRDTVVDEGLWLVGAGVLIVLVYLATWSGWFASDNGYFRNWRADTDQFSPPVLGSLLNLWHYHEEALRFHSGLSDKHVYQSWPWQWLLLGRPVAFHWSDQGTCGAPSCASEILLLGTPILWWSFLPALAAVAWLGLARRDWRPLAILLPVAAGLLPWFWFALDGRTMFFFYVAPVVPFMILAVTYVLGVITGPPRAPVAASTAAVDPATLADARPPEAAEAADAAGAGAAGAGDPDGRTSDRRMIGAIIAGTYVLLVAICFAYFYPIFVGQLLPYAEWSTRMWLGNRWI from the coding sequence GTGAGCTCGGCCACCCCGGACGGGACAGCCCCCAGCGAGCGCCGCGACCGCTTCGGCGGGGGCGTACCGGCGATCATCAGACGCCGGCTGGCCCCGTTCGACGCCCGGCTCGAACCCTGGTCCTGGCTGGCCACCGCCGTGGTGGTGCTGATCGCCGGCATCCTCCGCTTCGTCGGGCTGAGCAGCCCCAAGGGCAAGATCTTCGACGAGATCTACTACGCCACCGACGCGCACAACCTGCTGCTGCGCGGCATCGAGTGGGACGAGAAGAACAATACCGCCGCGTACGTGGTCCATCCGCCGCTCGGCAAGTGGATGATCGCGATCGGCGAGCAGATCTGGGGCTACAACGAGCTGGGCTGGCGCTTCTCGGCGGCGGCGATCGGCACCCTCTCGGTCCTGCTGCTCGTCCGGATCGCCCGCCGGATGTTCCACTCGACAGTGCTCGGCTGCACCGCCGGGCTGCTGATGGCGCTGGACGGTTTCCACCTGGTGCTCTCCCGCACCGCGCTGCTCGACATCTTCCTGATGTTCTTCGTGCTGGCCGCATTCGGCGCCCTGGTGGTGGACCGGGACGTCCGGCGGAAGCGCTGGCTGCGGGCGATCGAGGGCGGGCTCGACCCGAGCCAGCCGGGGCGACGCAGCCGGCCGCCGTTCCGGTGGTCCGACGGGGTGCCGTGGTGGCGCCTGCTCGCCGCCGTGCTGCTCGGCTGCGCGTTCGGGGTGAAGTGGAGCGCACTCTACTTCATACCGGTCTTCGCGCTGCTCGTCGTCCTCTGGGAGGTCGGCACCCGCCGCTCCGTCGGAGTACGCCGGCCGTGGCGGGACACCGTCGTCGACGAGGGGCTCTGGCTCGTCGGCGCCGGGGTGCTGATCGTCCTGGTCTACCTCGCCACCTGGTCCGGCTGGTTCGCCAGCGACAACGGCTACTTCCGGAACTGGCGGGCCGACACCGACCAGTTCAGTCCACCGGTCCTCGGCAGCCTGCTCAACCTGTGGCACTACCACGAAGAGGCGCTCAGGTTCCATTCCGGCCTCAGCGACAAGCACGTCTACCAGTCCTGGCCGTGGCAGTGGCTGCTGCTCGGCCGGCCGGTCGCGTTCCACTGGTCCGACCAGGGCACCTGCGGAGCCCCGAGCTGCGCCTCCGAGATCCTGCTGCTGGGTACCCCGATCCTGTGGTGGTCGTTCCTTCCGGCGCTGGCCGCCGTCGCCTGGCTGGGCCTGGCCCGGCGGGACTGGCGGCCACTGGCCATCCTGCTGCCGGTCGCCGCCGGCCTGCTGCCGTGGTTCTGGTTCGCCCTGGACGGCCGGACGATGTTCTTCTTCTACGTCGCGCCGGTGGTGCCGTTCATGATCCTGGCGGTGACCTACGTGCTTGGGGTGATCACCGGTCCGCCCCGGGCACCGGTGGCCGCCTCGACCGCCGCTGTCGATCCCGCCACCCTGGCCGACGCCCGACCACCGGAGGCAGCCGAGGCAGCGGACGCGGCCGGTGCCGGGGCGGCCGGTGCCGGCGACCCGGACGGCCGGACCAGCGACCGCCGCATGATCGGCGCGATCATCGCCGGCACGTACGTGCTGCTGGTGGCGATCTGCTTCGCGTACTTCTATCCGATCTTCGTCGGGCAGCTCCTGCCGTACGCCGAGTGGTCCACCCGGATGTGGCTCGGCAACCGCTGGATCTGA
- a CDS encoding Scr1 family TA system antitoxin-like transcriptional regulator, translating to MKTAGAAAECSTVKIWRIESGLSRVRTPDVRALCDAYQASPELTETLVSLARQTADGWWQAYGDTVPDWFELCVSMEEHADHIRHYDGKLVPGLLQTRRYMEEVMRIGRPGWSDEDCERRVELRLERQRLLTRRRPAAFPSQLMLDVVA from the coding sequence ATCAAGACCGCCGGGGCGGCGGCGGAGTGTTCGACGGTGAAGATCTGGCGGATCGAGAGTGGACTGAGCCGGGTCCGTACCCCCGACGTCAGAGCCCTCTGCGACGCCTACCAGGCGTCGCCGGAGCTGACCGAGACGCTGGTCAGCCTCGCCCGGCAGACCGCCGACGGCTGGTGGCAGGCGTACGGCGACACCGTCCCGGACTGGTTCGAGCTCTGCGTCAGCATGGAGGAACACGCCGACCACATCCGGCACTACGACGGCAAGCTGGTGCCTGGGCTGTTGCAGACCCGCCGCTACATGGAGGAGGTGATGCGGATCGGCCGGCCGGGCTGGAGCGACGAGGACTGCGAGCGGCGGGTCGAGCTGCGGCTCGAGCGGCAGCGGTTGCTGACCCGGCGACGCCCGGCCGCGTTTCCGTCCCAGCTGATGCTTGACGTGGTGGCCTAG
- a CDS encoding TatD family hydrolase, which yields MLAAMSQQPTESRRQRAARRAGEYPPVPEPLPVPVLDSHTHLDITLPEAGTPPWHGRSDDPVAAAVELATEVGVDRLVQVGVDVVSSRWGAEVAARQPAVVATVALHPNEAPRLADLDEALREIESLAAEERVRGIGETGMDFFRTGAEGRAAQETSFRAHIAIAKRYAKPLVIHDRDAHADVLRVLDSEGAPETVVLHCFSADAEFAAECVRRGYLLSFAGTVTFGNATALREAARVTPVEQILVETDAPYLTPMPHRGRPNSAYLIPLTVRSLAETTGADLDELCAAISATGDRVFGPW from the coding sequence ATGCTGGCGGCGATGAGTCAGCAGCCGACCGAGAGCCGCCGCCAGCGGGCCGCCCGCCGGGCGGGAGAGTACCCACCGGTGCCCGAGCCCCTGCCGGTGCCGGTGCTCGACAGCCACACCCACCTGGACATCACCCTTCCCGAGGCGGGTACGCCGCCGTGGCACGGCCGGTCGGACGATCCGGTGGCGGCGGCGGTCGAGCTGGCCACCGAGGTCGGGGTGGACCGGTTGGTGCAGGTCGGCGTGGACGTGGTCTCGTCCCGGTGGGGTGCCGAGGTGGCGGCGCGGCAGCCGGCGGTGGTCGCCACGGTGGCGCTGCACCCGAACGAGGCGCCCCGGCTCGCCGACCTGGACGAGGCGCTGCGGGAGATCGAGTCACTCGCCGCCGAGGAGCGGGTCCGCGGCATCGGCGAGACCGGGATGGACTTCTTCCGTACCGGTGCCGAGGGCCGGGCCGCCCAGGAGACGAGTTTCCGGGCACACATCGCGATCGCCAAGCGGTACGCCAAGCCGCTGGTGATCCACGACCGGGACGCGCACGCCGACGTGCTGCGGGTGCTGGACTCCGAGGGCGCACCGGAGACGGTGGTGCTGCACTGCTTCTCCGCCGACGCCGAGTTCGCCGCCGAGTGTGTCCGGCGCGGCTACCTGCTCAGTTTCGCCGGCACGGTCACCTTCGGCAACGCGACGGCGCTGCGCGAGGCGGCCAGGGTCACTCCGGTGGAGCAGATCCTGGTGGAGACCGACGCCCCCTACCTGACGCCGATGCCGCACCGGGGTCGGCCGAACTCGGCGTACCTGATCCCGCTGACCGTCCGGTCGCTGGCCGAGACGACCGGCGCCGACCTCGACGAACTCTGCGCGGCGATCTCGGCCACCGGCGACCGGGTCTTCGGCCCCTGGTAG
- a CDS encoding transposase — MHTGITNAGSEGTNRVIKTVARDAYGFRNPENQRLRTRTATTRRHRGHLNPA; from the coding sequence CTGCACACCGGCATCACCAACGCTGGCTCCGAAGGCACCAACCGCGTCATCAAGACCGTCGCCCGTGACGCCTACGGCTTCCGCAACCCCGAAAACCAGCGGCTACGCACCCGCACCGCGACCACCCGCCGCCACCGCGGACACCTCAACCCCGCTTAA
- a CDS encoding sigma-70 family RNA polymerase sigma factor — protein sequence MRTDIELLVASDHDAHAFRELYDRYAKVIHGFFRRRTGEHETALDLTAETFAQVWQARHRFVDRHAGSLGPWLFGIARNLLLRAVRNRRVLAEATARLGMRVERAVVTPDESWLNELDADLESALASLPAAQRSAVGLRVLHDRSYEDIGDALDCSPGAARIRVSRGLTALRGRLRPTRPTQTRRAS from the coding sequence GTGCGGACTGACATCGAACTACTCGTGGCCTCCGACCACGACGCGCATGCCTTCCGCGAGCTGTACGACCGGTACGCAAAGGTCATCCACGGGTTCTTCCGGCGACGTACCGGTGAGCACGAGACGGCGCTGGACCTGACGGCCGAGACCTTCGCCCAGGTATGGCAGGCGCGGCACCGCTTCGTCGACCGACACGCCGGATCGCTGGGACCGTGGCTCTTCGGTATCGCCCGCAACCTGCTGCTGCGGGCGGTACGGAACCGGCGGGTACTCGCCGAGGCCACCGCCCGGCTCGGCATGCGGGTCGAGCGGGCCGTCGTCACTCCCGACGAGAGCTGGCTCAACGAGCTGGACGCGGACCTGGAATCCGCGCTCGCGTCCCTACCAGCGGCGCAGCGCAGCGCGGTGGGGCTGCGGGTGCTGCACGACCGCAGTTACGAGGACATCGGCGACGCGCTCGACTGCTCACCCGGCGCGGCCCGGATCCGGGTCTCCCGAGGACTCACGGCGCTACGCGGACGACTAAGGCCGACCCGGCCGACCCAGACGAGGAGGGCATCCTGA
- the rsmI gene encoding 16S rRNA (cytidine(1402)-2'-O)-methyltransferase: protein MTKSSGNGRLILLGAPLGNPGDASARLRDTLGEADVVAAEDTRRLTRLARDLGVTVTGRIVSYFEGNEERRTPELVDAARDGALVALVTDAGMPSVSDPGYRLVRAAVEAGVPVSVAPGPSAVTTALALSGLATDRFCFEGFLPRTGGPRRARLRALAAEERTLVFFEAPHRVAGSLADLAAAFGPERPAALCRELTKTYEEVLRRPLGELATWAADGEPRGEITLVVAGAPAVVAPVPAVADLRAAVADLEAEGTSRRDAITAVATGYGLRRRDVYAAVHAPAAD, encoded by the coding sequence GTGACAAAATCGTCCGGTAACGGCCGTTTGATCCTGCTTGGTGCGCCGCTCGGCAACCCCGGCGACGCCTCGGCACGGCTGCGGGACACCCTCGGCGAGGCGGACGTCGTCGCCGCCGAGGACACCCGCCGGCTCACCCGGCTGGCCCGGGACCTGGGCGTCACCGTCACCGGCAGGATCGTGTCCTACTTCGAGGGCAACGAGGAACGCCGTACCCCGGAACTCGTCGACGCCGCCCGCGACGGCGCGCTGGTGGCGCTGGTGACCGACGCCGGGATGCCGAGCGTCTCCGACCCCGGCTACCGGCTGGTCCGGGCCGCCGTCGAGGCCGGCGTGCCGGTCTCCGTGGCGCCCGGCCCGAGCGCCGTCACCACCGCGCTCGCCCTCTCCGGCCTGGCCACCGACCGGTTCTGCTTCGAGGGTTTCCTCCCCCGCACCGGCGGCCCGCGCCGGGCCCGGCTCCGGGCGCTGGCCGCCGAGGAGCGCACCCTGGTCTTCTTCGAGGCCCCGCACCGGGTGGCCGGCTCGCTCGCCGACCTGGCCGCCGCGTTCGGTCCGGAACGGCCGGCCGCGCTCTGCCGCGAGCTGACCAAGACCTACGAGGAGGTGCTGCGCCGGCCGCTGGGCGAGCTGGCGACCTGGGCCGCCGACGGCGAGCCGCGCGGCGAGATCACCCTGGTGGTCGCGGGCGCCCCGGCGGTCGTCGCACCCGTCCCGGCCGTCGCCGACCTGCGGGCCGCGGTCGCCGACCTGGAAGCCGAGGGTACGTCCCGACGCGACGCCATCACCGCCGTCGCCACCGGGTACGGGCTGCGCCGCCGGGACGTCTACGCCGCCGTGCACGCCCCGGCCGCCGACTGA